From Bacillus sp. Bos-x628, the proteins below share one genomic window:
- a CDS encoding S1 domain-containing RNA-binding protein — MSIEVGSKLQGKVTGITNFGAFVELPGGSTGLVHISEVADNYVKDINEHLKVGEQVEVKVINVEKDGKIGLSIKKAKDRPQQQARPSRNDFRPKESFEQKMNKFLKDSEDRLTSLKRNTESKRGGRGARRG, encoded by the coding sequence ATGTCGATTGAAGTTGGCAGCAAGTTACAAGGGAAAGTTACAGGCATTACAAATTTTGGAGCTTTTGTGGAGTTGCCAGGCGGTTCAACTGGTCTCGTTCATATCAGTGAGGTAGCCGATAACTATGTAAAAGATATCAATGAGCATTTAAAAGTCGGTGAACAAGTTGAAGTGAAAGTGATTAACGTTGAAAAAGACGGCAAAATCGGCTTGTCCATTAAAAAAGCAAAAGATCGTCCTCAACAACAAGCAAGACCAAGCAGAAATGATTTCCGTCCGAAAGAATCGTTTGAACAAAAAATGAACAAATTCTTAAAAGATAGTGAAGATCGCTTAACATCTTTAAAACGTAATACGGAATCAAAACGTGGGGGGCGCGGAGCAAGAAGAGGTTAA
- a CDS encoding septum formation initiator family protein: protein MNERKRNIAQIQNDYQKQMEQQAKRLKRKRRGLLRRLTVFGVVVLMFAVLVTSALWSQSSALKEKEEKKVALEKELKQLQTKQEDISDEIKKLKSKEYVLELARRDYYMSKKGEKIFDVGN, encoded by the coding sequence TTGAACGAGAGAAAAAGAAATATCGCACAAATACAAAACGATTACCAAAAACAAATGGAACAGCAAGCGAAGCGCTTAAAACGCAAACGCCGAGGACTCCTTAGAAGGCTTACCGTATTTGGAGTAGTGGTGCTCATGTTTGCTGTCTTAGTGACAAGTGCTCTCTGGTCGCAATCATCAGCCTTAAAGGAAAAAGAAGAAAAGAAGGTTGCGTTAGAAAAAGAATTGAAGCAATTACAAACAAAGCAGGAAGATATTTCTGATGAGATTAAGAAGCTGAAAAGCAAGGAATACGTGCTCGAACTAGCACGACGGGACTATTATATGTCCAAAAAAGGCGAAAAAATCTTTGATGTGGGCAATTAG
- the yabQ gene encoding spore cortex biosynthesis protein YabQ codes for MTLTVQFYTMLSMAAMGIWLGASLDTYKHFMNREKTAKWLLIIHDLLFWMVQGLLFFYVLLLTNEGEFRLYIFLAVALGFSMYQALMKQLYIKLLRFTMTCIYNTVLILKRIVMSIVFQPIRLAVTLLLRAILFLLNSLLRFVRFTFRLVWKVISIVCYPLIWLLNVTIVHRIPEKWRTSVRLFFSKGAGILQRTKKLSRTIKTKWKQFWTK; via the coding sequence ATGACGCTGACAGTCCAGTTTTATACGATGCTTTCGATGGCAGCAATGGGCATCTGGCTGGGCGCATCGCTCGATACGTACAAGCATTTTATGAATCGAGAGAAAACAGCGAAATGGCTCCTCATCATCCATGATCTCCTTTTTTGGATGGTGCAAGGTCTCTTATTCTTTTATGTGCTTTTGCTGACAAATGAAGGAGAATTCAGACTGTATATTTTCCTAGCCGTTGCCTTAGGCTTTTCTATGTATCAAGCATTGATGAAACAGTTATATATCAAGCTTCTTAGGTTCACCATGACATGCATTTACAACACTGTTCTGATACTCAAAAGAATCGTAATGTCGATTGTATTCCAGCCGATACGCTTGGCAGTCACATTGCTCCTTCGTGCTATTCTTTTCTTGCTCAATTCGCTCTTGCGTTTTGTTCGCTTCACGTTTCGGCTTGTGTGGAAGGTGATATCAATTGTTTGTTATCCGCTCATCTGGTTACTCAATGTCACGATTGTCCATCGGATTCCCGAAAAATGGCGAACATCAGTTAGATTGTTTTTTTCAAAAGGAGCAGGAATTTTACAAAGGACCAAGAAATTATCCCGTACCATCAAAACGAAATGGAAGCAATTTTGGACAAAGTAA
- the yabP gene encoding sporulation protein YabP, translating to MNQYYNQPQGTKMSSEAEHNVTMRNRKHLDITGVKQVESFDSEEFLLETVMGILAIRGENLQMKNLDVEKGVVSIKGRVFDLIYVDEQHGEKAKGFFSKLFK from the coding sequence ATGAATCAATATTATAATCAACCTCAAGGCACGAAGATGTCATCAGAAGCGGAGCACAATGTCACAATGCGAAACAGAAAGCATTTAGATATTACCGGTGTTAAACAGGTGGAAAGCTTTGATAGTGAAGAGTTTCTGCTAGAAACGGTCATGGGTATTCTAGCCATCCGCGGCGAAAATCTGCAAATGAAAAATTTAGATGTAGAAAAAGGCGTTGTGTCCATCAAAGGGCGTGTTTTTGACTTAATCTATGTCGATGAGCAGCACGGGGAGAAAGCTAAAGGATTTTTTAGCAAGCTGTTTAAATGA
- a CDS encoding RNA-binding S4 domain-containing protein, which translates to MRLDKFLKVSRLIKRRTLAKEVADQGRISINGTQAKASSDVKEGDELQIRFGQKLVTVKVNELKDTTKKEEAAGMYTVLKEEKTAE; encoded by the coding sequence ATGAGACTAGATAAATTTTTAAAGGTTTCTCGTTTAATTAAAAGAAGAACACTGGCCAAAGAGGTAGCCGATCAAGGTAGAATTTCTATTAATGGAACGCAGGCGAAAGCCAGCTCTGACGTGAAAGAAGGAGACGAGCTTCAAATCCGCTTCGGTCAAAAGCTTGTGACTGTCAAAGTCAACGAGTTAAAGGACACGACGAAGAAAGAAGAAGCTGCAGGCATGTATACAGTGCTCAAAGAAGAAAAGACAGCAGAATAG
- the mazG gene encoding nucleoside triphosphate pyrophosphohydrolase gives MAGKITVVGLGAGDMDQLTIGVYKQLKQAKEVFMRTQDHPLTVELMQEIPSLTFFDEVYEKHDQFDSVYQEITETLFSEARDKDIVYAVPGHPFVAEKTVQMLLAQQKERGIQVHVAGGQSFLDATFNALQIDPIEGLQFVDAGNLQADDLKLTQHVLICQVYDQMTASNVKLTLMEKLPDDYEVFIVTAAGSSQEQMKAVPLFELDRDLTINNLTSVYVPPIQDEKLLYQQFDTFRKVIRTLRGPGGCPWDQKQTNESLKPYLIEECYELLEAIDEEDPDHIVEELGDVLLQVLLHAQIGEDDGYFSIDDVIQHVTEKMIRRHPHVFGDTNVTQASDVVANWEEIKEKEKQERPASILQSIPATLPALTKAYKLQKKAAKVGFDWTEIEDIWKKYEEEKQEFLVEVAKNVNEDTTKQMKDEFGDLLFVLVNIGRFYQLEPETALSSANTKFIRRFQHIERKAKDMGRSLEDMTLEEMDDLWNDAKRIERGNHA, from the coding sequence ATGGCAGGTAAGATTACTGTCGTCGGTCTTGGGGCGGGCGACATGGATCAGCTAACGATTGGTGTATATAAGCAACTGAAGCAGGCAAAAGAAGTTTTTATGAGAACGCAAGATCATCCGCTCACAGTAGAATTAATGCAGGAGATCCCGTCTCTTACCTTTTTTGATGAGGTTTATGAGAAGCATGATCAATTTGATTCGGTCTATCAAGAGATTACGGAGACATTATTCTCGGAGGCTAGGGACAAGGACATTGTCTATGCAGTACCAGGACATCCATTTGTTGCAGAAAAGACGGTGCAGATGCTCTTGGCTCAGCAGAAGGAGCGGGGCATTCAGGTGCATGTTGCCGGTGGACAAAGCTTTCTGGATGCGACCTTTAATGCTTTGCAGATTGATCCGATTGAAGGACTGCAATTCGTTGATGCAGGGAATCTACAAGCAGACGATTTGAAACTGACGCAGCATGTGCTGATCTGTCAGGTGTATGATCAGATGACAGCTTCGAATGTAAAACTCACACTGATGGAAAAATTACCAGATGACTATGAAGTCTTCATCGTCACCGCTGCTGGCAGCAGTCAGGAACAGATGAAAGCTGTGCCTTTATTTGAACTTGATCGAGATTTGACGATAAATAACTTAACAAGTGTATATGTTCCTCCGATTCAAGATGAAAAACTTCTCTATCAACAATTCGATACCTTTCGTAAGGTCATTCGTACATTAAGAGGTCCTGGCGGTTGTCCGTGGGATCAAAAACAAACAAATGAATCGTTAAAACCATATTTAATAGAAGAATGCTATGAACTGCTTGAAGCCATTGATGAAGAGGACCCAGATCATATCGTCGAAGAACTCGGAGATGTGCTCCTGCAAGTCTTACTTCACGCACAAATTGGTGAGGATGATGGCTACTTCTCGATTGATGATGTCATCCAGCATGTCACAGAAAAAATGATTCGACGACACCCACACGTATTCGGTGATACGAATGTCACTCAAGCATCAGATGTGGTCGCCAATTGGGAGGAAATCAAGGAGAAGGAGAAGCAAGAGCGACCAGCATCTATTTTACAGTCGATTCCTGCAACACTTCCAGCTTTAACCAAAGCATATAAACTCCAAAAGAAAGCAGCTAAGGTTGGCTTCGATTGGACAGAAATAGAAGATATTTGGAAGAAGTACGAAGAAGAAAAGCAAGAATTCCTAGTTGAGGTGGCAAAGAATGTTAACGAAGACACAACGAAGCAAATGAAAGATGAATTTGGAGATCTTTTGTTTGTCCTGGTCAACATTGGTCGATTTTATCAGCTAGAGCCTGAAACGGCACTCTCTTCAGCAAATACAAAGTTTATTAGAAGGTTTCAGCATATAGAACGAAAGGCAAAGGACATGGGCCGTTCCTTGGAAGACATGACATTAGAGGAAATGGACGATCTATGGAATGATGCCAAACGAATAGAAAGAGGTAATCACGCATGA
- a CDS encoding polysaccharide biosynthesis protein, which produces MKNAVNQPHWLFQGAVILTIAGLLSKILSAVYRVPFQNIVGDTGFYIYQQVYPFLGTAVMLGTTGFPVMVSKLLSEHGEENRRVITRVSLLYITMMSLVLFLCLYIGAGWIAQMMADSQLILLIQMSAFVFLFLPLTVMLRGVFQSDGMMLPTAVSQMVEQIIRVGVLLVLSFYLVRHGYTLYETGAGAVFSSIAGSAASLVLLVILWVKFRKQMFSKITLKRATLRKKDVLKSLLLYTLTICVSGLLMIWMQMIDAFHLYSLLRSGGMSEADAKAAKGVYDRGQPFLQLGTVFAISIGTSLVPFLSSAMRNGHHDAIRQKVRTSIKSTSVIGIGSSVGLICILSSVNTMLFRNDLGTDTLQIFCISIAFTSIAITQTALLQGLGHPIYPAIVVIISVLVKWGLTFVFIPLYGIQGAAWSTVFGFVTAAVLNAVYLKRKGWISMRELFPVKILLSAALMAIVLLGYQALFSWVIPFEKRPFSVLESLTAVFIGGIAFLYSILKLDVFTDEEWRLIPLGEKILYFKQMRGK; this is translated from the coding sequence ATGAAAAATGCTGTGAATCAGCCACATTGGCTTTTTCAAGGTGCGGTGATTTTAACCATCGCAGGCTTGTTATCAAAGATATTAAGTGCCGTCTATCGTGTTCCTTTTCAAAACATAGTGGGGGATACGGGTTTTTATATTTATCAACAGGTGTACCCCTTTCTCGGCACTGCAGTCATGCTTGGAACTACTGGGTTTCCAGTGATGGTGTCCAAGTTGTTGAGTGAGCATGGGGAAGAGAACCGTAGGGTAATTACAAGAGTGTCTTTGCTGTATATCACTATGATGAGTTTGGTCTTATTTCTCTGTCTATATATAGGAGCAGGCTGGATTGCGCAAATGATGGCAGACAGCCAATTAATTTTGCTCATCCAGATGAGTGCGTTTGTTTTTTTATTTTTGCCACTGACTGTCATGCTAAGAGGTGTCTTTCAGAGTGACGGAATGATGCTTCCAACCGCAGTATCACAAATGGTGGAGCAGATCATCAGGGTGGGTGTCTTGCTTGTCTTATCCTTTTATTTAGTGAGGCATGGCTATACGCTCTATGAAACAGGGGCTGGCGCTGTTTTTTCCTCCATTGCAGGAAGTGCGGCTTCTCTCGTGCTACTAGTCATACTTTGGGTGAAATTCAGAAAACAGATGTTTTCTAAGATAACATTAAAACGGGCAACGCTTCGAAAAAAAGATGTTCTGAAGAGTTTATTGCTTTATACATTGACAATCTGTGTGAGCGGGTTGCTCATGATATGGATGCAAATGATCGATGCTTTTCATCTTTATTCCTTGCTACGCAGTGGGGGAATGAGTGAAGCCGATGCGAAGGCGGCGAAGGGTGTCTATGACCGAGGCCAGCCTTTCTTGCAGCTAGGGACGGTGTTTGCGATTAGTATAGGAACCTCTCTCGTTCCTTTTTTATCGTCAGCCATGAGAAATGGACACCATGATGCTATCCGGCAAAAGGTCAGAACATCCATAAAGTCAACCTCGGTTATAGGGATTGGCTCTTCGGTAGGTCTTATTTGTATCTTATCGTCAGTGAATACCATGCTTTTTCGTAATGATTTAGGTACAGATACGCTGCAAATTTTTTGCATATCAATTGCTTTTACCTCTATTGCCATTACGCAAACAGCCTTGCTTCAAGGACTGGGACATCCCATTTATCCAGCCATTGTCGTTATCATCAGTGTGCTCGTCAAATGGGGTCTGACGTTTGTGTTTATTCCGTTATATGGCATCCAAGGGGCTGCCTGGTCGACAGTATTCGGCTTTGTCACCGCAGCGGTGCTAAACGCTGTTTACTTAAAGCGAAAAGGATGGATTTCAATGAGAGAACTGTTCCCAGTGAAAATTCTTTTGTCAGCTGCTTTGATGGCCATCGTTTTATTAGGATATCAGGCGCTGTTTTCTTGGGTCATTCCCTTTGAAAAACGTCCATTTTCTGTTTTAGAGAGCTTGACTGCAGTTTTTATTGGTGGTATCGCCTTTTTATATAGTATTCTTAAACTAGATGTATTTACGGACGAGGAATGGAGACTCATTCCATTAGGTGAAAAAATTTTATATTTTAAACAGATGAGAGGGAAATGA